In Plasmodium gaboni strain SY75 chromosome 14, whole genome shotgun sequence, one genomic interval encodes:
- a CDS encoding putative sortilin, with translation MKKKVEKQKKLLEYEKGYSSNEVKMRNMFFFKSIRNKNHLFLVFLLFLFVCFSCINFTQCQITKKKVSVSEINFDSAVDDVQWCGNNHMTVLVKTVKGRLYRSSDGGKIWTNITGNLLDKENNKSDPSSNHTNEMTTVDLIMVNSVNKNIVLIIGNQKNHYISEDSGETFRLLNYQNKINFWQFHSTKTHWALVSSWTEACYSNDDNSGECMQTLSLTKDLGRTFQLIDIYVVQFNWGDKESHLEDTIYYTRHKNRNGHQQRFSGWSKDVDFVATHNFGKSVDVLVKQGNKFLISNGYIFVAKLNDVIKQTVNMMVSTDGGKTFNKANLPENIHEKSYTVLDTSEGSIMLHVNHGTSSEKINTGNVYISDPSGLNYTLSLPNNIRTSSGECEFDRVLSLDGVYIANFLDVNDEIKDEDLRFQNFKSAIEEDIAPFETNTEKRKKQYSKGKNEDAVRTVISFNKGGEWSYLKAPKVDSRGNKYECGDNCYLHLHGITNYHQYAPFYSIENAVGIIMGTGNVGSHLRYESDEVNTFLSRDGGVTWIEAHKGPYIYEYGDYGGLIVMADDLRKTNQIVFSWNEGQSWFDFELGQFSIDVDNIVAEPNSASVEFLVYGTRNDVGVLYHLDFNALGQPLCKGLWAADSVSSDYETWSPTSGNFNDKCILGRKITYTRRKQTSECFNGKDLKRTVDKKPCECTPEDYECETGFTRKIGSYECKPNDPTLTIEGCTSSSYFYANAYRKVPGDICVNGWVPEKVPVPCPSYAPFNKTAKSILFIIFIMGIVMLIITYICRNPKFKNLFYNYGFDTFENVKYSVIKTKRGNVSNNVFEPEMEFIDAEQDDNEEDVPTLLPYSNDRNRSTNKDFTLARNRTNQNNNLTSRNISPSKNYADNIELL, from the exons TTTTAGTAAAAACTGTAAAGGGAAGATTATATAGGAGTTCAGATGGAGGAAAAATATGGACTAATATAACTGGAAATTTATTggataaagaaaataataaaagtgaTCCATCATCAAATCATACGAATGAAATGACTACTGTAGATCTTATAATGGTAAATTCAgtaaacaaaaatatagTATTAATTATAGGAAATCAAAAGAATCATTATATATCAGAAGATTCAGGAGAAACATTTAGATTATTGaattatcaaaataaaatcaaTTTTTGGCAGTTTCATAGTACTAAAACTCATTGGGCCTTAGTTTCCTCATGGACAGAAGCTTGTTATTctaatgatgataatagTGGTGAATGTATGCAGACCTTATCATTAACAAAAGATTTAGGTAGAACATTTCAATTAattgatatatatgttgtACAATTTAATTGGGGTGATAAAGAATCACATTTAGAAGATACCATCTATTATACTCGacataaaaatagaaatgGTCATCAACAACGATTTAGTGGATGGTCAAAAGATGTTGATTTTGTCGCTACTCATAATTTTGGAAAATCTGTTGATGTATTAGTTAAACAAggaaataaatttttaatatctaatggatatatttttgttgCAAAATTAAATGATGTTATAAAACAAACTGTTAATATGATGGTTTCAACTGATGGAGGTAAAACTTTTAATAAAGCAAACTTACCAGAAAATATACATGAAAAATCATATACTGTTTTAGATACATCAGAAGGTTCTATTATGCTACATGTAAATCATGGAACATCATcagaaaaaattaatacaggtaatgtatatatatcaGATCCTTCAGGTTTAAATTATACTTTATCATTACCTAATAATATTAGAACCTCTTCTGGGGAATGTGAATTTGATAGAGTGTTAAGTTTAGATGGAGTTTATATTGCCAACTTTTTAGATGTTAATGATGAAATTAAAGATGAAGATTTGAGATTCCAAAATTTTAAGTCAGCTATTGAAGAAGATATTGCTCCATTTGAGACTAATAcagaaaaaagaaaaaaacaatattccaaaggaaaaaatgaagatgCTGTTAGAACTgttatttcttttaataaagGTGGAGAATGGTCGTATTTGAAAGCTCCTAAAGTTGATAGTAGAGGAAACAAATATGAGTGTGGTGATAATTGTTATTTACATTTACATGGAATTACAAATTATCATCAATATGCACCTTTCTATTCTATAGAAAATGCTGTAGGTATTATAATGGGAACAGGTAATGTAGGTAGCCATTTAAGATATGAAAGTGATGAAGtaaatacatttttatcaaGAGATGGTGGTGTAACATGGATTGAAGCTCATAAAGGAccatatatttatgaatatgGTGATTATGGTGGTTTAATTGTTATGGCTGATGATTTACGTAAAACAAATCAAATTGTATTTAGTTGGAATGAAGGACAAAGTTGGTTTGATTTTGAATTAGGACAATTTTCTATTGATGTTGATAATATTGTCGCAGAACCTAATTCTGCTTCAGTAGAATTTCTTGTATATGGTACCAGAAATGATGTAGGTGTTTTATATCATCTAGATTTTAATGCTCTTGGTCAACCTTTATGTAAAGGTTTATGGGCAGCAGATTCCGTCTCCTCAGATTATGAAACATGGTCCCCTACCAGTGGAAATTTCAATGATAAGTGTATATTAGGTAGAAAAATTACCTACACGAGAAGAAAACAAACATCAGAATGTTTTAATGGAAAAGACTTAAAAAGAACAGTTGATAAAAAACCATGTGAATGTACACCAGAAGATTATGAATGTGAAACAGGTTTTACAAGAAAAATTGGAAGTTATGAATGTAAGCCAAATGATCCAACATTAACCATTGAAGGATGTACCAGCAGTTCTTACTTTTATGCAAATGCATATAGAAAAGTTCCTGGTGATATATGTGTTAATGGATGGGTTCCTGAAAAGGTTCCAGTCCCCTGTCCTTCCTATGCACcatttaataaaa CTGCTAAgtcaatattatttataatatttatcatGGGTATAGTCATGCTTATAATTACTTATATCTGCCGAAATCCTAAGTTTAAAAacttattttataattatg GTTTCGACACATTTGAAAATGTCAAATATTCAGTTATAAAAACCAAAAGAGGAAATGTCAGCAATAATGTATTTGAACCAGAAATGGAATTCATAGATGCAGAACAG gaTGATAATGAGGAAGATGTCCCTACACTTTTACCATATTCAAATGATAGAAATAGATCAACAAATAAAGATTTTACATTAGCTAGAAATAGAACAAACCAAAATAATAACTTAACATCAAGAAATATATCACCTTCCAAAAATTATGCTGATAAtattgaattattataa